A genomic segment from Candidatus Zixiibacteriota bacterium encodes:
- the lpdA gene encoding dihydrolipoyl dehydrogenase, protein MDKYNIVIIGGGPGGYTAGIRAALKGAKVAVVEGDKLGGVCLNKGCIPSKALIASAEQYKRMKEASTFGITLSSPPVYDWVAMRARKDKIVGMLVGGIGQLFKSHGVEHFAGYGRIGGKNSVIVTDENDRETELQTDNIIIATGSRSANIPGFPVDGKRILTSDHLLELGNLPKSMLIIGAGVIGCEWACMLSLLDVEVTVVEMLERVLPMEDADTSKVMERELKKMKVAVHTSTKVESVKPGEAGVLAVLSNGKSVDCNQVLVAVGRSFNTEGLGLEEVGVELEKNRSIKTSADMRTSVDNIFAIGDVRGKILLAYTAVHDGSVAVDNALGEKAEVNYLGVPSVIFTHPEVASVGMREAEAAEKYEVAVGRFPLRVLGKAHAENEIAGEVKVIGDRKTDKLLGVHIVGVHATEIIHAAALAINRGLTVTELGSLIFGHPVISESIMEASHDLHGMSVHLAKKK, encoded by the coding sequence GCTGGAATCAGGGCTGCCTTGAAGGGAGCTAAAGTTGCGGTGGTGGAGGGGGACAAGCTGGGCGGAGTGTGTCTGAATAAGGGGTGTATTCCGTCGAAGGCCCTGATAGCATCGGCCGAGCAGTATAAGCGGATGAAGGAAGCATCGACATTCGGTATAACGCTTTCTTCGCCGCCGGTTTACGACTGGGTGGCCATGCGCGCTCGCAAAGACAAGATTGTGGGCATGCTGGTTGGGGGGATCGGGCAGCTTTTCAAATCGCATGGAGTGGAGCATTTCGCCGGTTATGGCAGAATCGGCGGAAAAAATTCGGTGATTGTCACTGACGAGAACGATAGGGAAACCGAGCTTCAGACGGATAACATCATAATAGCGACCGGTTCTCGCAGCGCGAACATTCCCGGGTTTCCGGTGGACGGCAAACGTATTTTAACATCGGATCATCTTCTGGAGCTGGGGAACCTTCCGAAGTCCATGCTGATAATAGGCGCGGGCGTCATTGGTTGCGAGTGGGCGTGCATGCTATCGCTTCTGGATGTCGAGGTGACGGTGGTGGAGATGCTGGAGCGGGTGCTCCCGATGGAGGATGCGGATACCTCGAAGGTCATGGAGCGGGAACTTAAGAAGATGAAGGTTGCGGTGCACACCTCGACCAAGGTGGAGTCTGTTAAGCCCGGTGAGGCCGGGGTTCTCGCTGTTCTATCTAATGGTAAATCTGTCGACTGTAACCAGGTGCTGGTGGCTGTTGGCCGGTCGTTTAATACTGAAGGTCTCGGTCTTGAGGAAGTCGGGGTGGAATTGGAGAAGAACCGTTCGATCAAGACATCGGCTGACATGCGGACGAGCGTCGACAACATATTTGCCATTGGTGACGTGCGGGGCAAGATACTTCTGGCTTATACGGCGGTACACGATGGGTCGGTGGCGGTTGATAATGCGCTGGGGGAGAAGGCGGAGGTGAATTATCTGGGGGTGCCATCGGTGATCTTCACTCATCCCGAGGTAGCCTCGGTGGGTATGCGTGAGGCCGAGGCGGCTGAGAAATATGAGGTGGCGGTTGGTCGTTTTCCGCTCAGGGTATTGGGCAAAGCGCATGCTGAGAATGAAATTGCCGGGGAGGTGAAGGTGATAGGTGATCGCAAGACTGACAAGCTATTAGGTGTGCATATAGTGGGAGTTCACGCTACGGAGATTATACACGCGGCGGCGCTTGCCATTAATCGGGGTTTAACGGTCACGGAGCTTGGATCATTGATCTTTGGTCATCCCGTGATTTCGGAGTCGATAATGGAGGCATCACACGACCTTCATGGGATGTCGGTACATCTGGCGAAGAAGAAATAG